In the genome of Mytilus edulis chromosome 3, xbMytEdul2.2, whole genome shotgun sequence, one region contains:
- the LOC139514378 gene encoding hemicentin-1-like: MVSWTKTKAGGSTENVDLSDTAKYSGSRIGSPSLTIRSAVDSDEATYVCSATNSIGQGSSSGTVLNVVGGLLTVTVLQTSYSVLLGNTATLGCSWSGIPSASFITWQKVANNVPRATNNVAADINVGASNGKYVGATVSSPSLIITNVDNDDKAQYICTATNSAGRAYSDRTSLDVTGTIPQVQILQDSYSANYGTSITLDCIVTAVPLHTVVTWRKTKSGTATNINIAASSGKYSGGTVSSPSLVINSANLDDEASYVCSAENSIGIGNSSSTVLDIVGGLLTVTVPTGPYSVQVGNSITIPCILSGLPAATQVRWKKIQNTITTDINIASGGGKYAGSLTSTPGLTIHNALKSDSANYQCTATNVVGTSSSQETFLSVFGNVPVVQIPARTYSVNFGGNVIIPCSIQANPLHTSVQWKRFTQGTLQDIDITNSGGKFSGSTLNSPDLVINNAVVADETNYICTATNAIGTGQSFSSFLDVIGGLLTVTIPSNQYSVPAGQDIQLVCKVTGTPAAFSVQWKKITVGRSVTQDINIATSNGHYSGSTVDTPSLTIHNAGETDSANYICTATNAAGVAQSQTTNLNVIGDIPTVVILNPPYTVSYGQTITIQCQVTATPSANNIIWTKTINGVDTLINVATSNGKYSGSTVDNPSLTIINTNIKNDEGNYVCSATNSLGTGQSASVFLDVIGGLLTVNVPQAKYTVQQGSSIQMVCSWSGTPSATAVVWKKYILGVPTDISVTNGNGKYGGSTVTSPSLTISNADQSDKATYVCTATNAEGTSNSQPVNLEVTGGVPVVRVKQSVYTVNHGSFVILECTVTANPAYTTVQWYRIVNGNPVNVDISKTDKYSGSTVSNPSLTVLSASNADEGNYVCSATNSVGTSQSSQTFLDVLGGMSQKIKEFFDKSMLFKNLKLI; the protein is encoded by the exons ATGGTCAGTTGGACTAAAACAAAAGCAGGTGGCAGCACAGAAAATGTTGATCTGTCTGACACTGCAAAATATTCTGGATCCCGAATAGGTTCACCGTCACTAACGATAAGATCAGCTGTTGATAGTGATGAAGCTACATATGTTTGTAGTGCTACCAATAGCATTGGACAGGGATCCAGTTCGGGAACTGTTTTAAATGTAGTTGGAG GTCTGTTAACTGTGACTGTTCTTCAGACGTCTTACTCTGTTCTCCTTGGAAACACAGCCACATTAGGTTGTTCATGGTCTGGTATCCCATCAGCCAGTTTTATCACATGGCAGAAAGTTGCCAATAATGTGCCGAGAGCAACCAATAATGTGGCCGCAGATATCAATGTTGGTGCAAGCAACGGAAAATATGTTGGTGCAACTGTTTCCAGCCCTTCACTAATAATCACAAATGTTGACAATGATGACAAGGCTCAGTATATTTGTACAGCGACCAATAGTGCTGGAAGGGCATACAGTGATAGAACATCTTTAGATGTGACAGGAA CAATTCCTCAGGTACAGATATTACAAGATTCATACTCTGCAAATTATGGTACCTCCATCACTCTAGATTGTATCGTAACGGCAGTACCACTTCATACTGTCGTGACGTGGAGAAAAACTAAAAGTGGAACAGCAACTAATATCAACATTGCAGCCTCTTCAGGGAAATATAGTGGTGGCACAGTTAGTTCTCCATCATTAGTCATTAACAGTGCTAATCTAGATGACGAGGCGAGTTACGTGTGTAGTGCTGAAAACAGTATTGGCATAGGGAACAGTTCGTCTACAGTACTGGATATAGTTGGAg GTTTACTGACAGTGACCGTACCAACAGGTCCATACAGTGTTCAGGTGGGCAACTCTATAACCATTCCATGTATATTATCTGGACTTCCTGCTGCCACACAAGTTCGCTGGAAAAAGATTCAGAATACCATTACTACTGATATCAACATAGCAAGTGGCGGAGGAAAGTATGCAGGGTCTTTAACATCTACACCTGGTTTAACCATTCATAATGCATTGAAATCAGACTCAGCTAATTATCAGTGCACAGCTACAAATGTAGTGGGAACCTCGTCCAGCCAAGAAACTTTTCTCAGTGTGTTTGGAA ATGTTCCAGTTGTGCAGATTCCAGCCAGGACATACTCAGTTAATTTTGGCGGGAATGTTATAATCCCATGTAGTATACAAGCTAATCCACTGCATACTTCTGTCCAATGGAAAAGATTTACACAAGGAACCCTACAAGATATAGATATAACAAACTCTGGTGGGAAATTTTCTGGTTCAACTTTGAACTCTCCTGATTTGGTCATTAACAATGCTGTTGTTGCTGATGAAACAAACTATATATGTACAGCTACCAATGCTATTGGGACAGGCCAAAGTTTTTCAAGTTTCTTAGATGTAATTGGTG GACTACTGACTGTTACTATTCCATCAAACCAGTACTCTGTACCTGCCGGTCAGGACATACAGCTTGTCTGTAAAGTAACTGGTACCCCAGCTGCCTTTTCTGTTCAATGGAAGAAGATAACAGTTGGAAGAAGTGTAACACAGGATATAAACATTGCCACCAGTAATGGTCATTACTCTGGATCCACAGTGGACACACCTTCACTGACCATACATAATGCTGGGGAGACAGACAGTGCTAATTATATTTGTACTGCTACCAATGCTGCAGGTGTGGCCCAGAGTCAAACTACTAATCTAAATGTTATTGGAG ATATCCCGACAGTAGTGATATTAAACCCTCCCTATACTGTATCTTATGGACAGACAATCACCATTCAGTGTCAGGTCACTGCTACACCTTCAGCCAACAACATTATCTGGACAAAAACCATCAATGGAGTGGATACACTGATAAATGTGGCCACTTCTAATGGGAAATACTCTGGTTCTACTGTAGATAATCCATCTCTAACCATAAtaaataccaatataaagaatgaTGAAGGAAACTATGTCTGTTCAGCTACCAATAGTCTGGGAACTGGTCAAAGTGCTTCTGTTTTCCTGGACGTCATTGGAG GTTTGCTGACTGTCAATGTACCACAAGCTAAATACACAGTTCAGCAGGGGAGCAGTATACAGATGGTCTGTTCCTGGAGTGGTACACCAAGCGCTACAGCTGTAGTATGGAAGAAGTATATCCTTGGTGTACCTACAGATATCAGTGTAACTAATGGCAATGGGAAGTATGGAGGGTCTACCGTTACATCACCTTCTCTCACGATTAGTAACGCTGATCAAAGTGACAAGGCTACTTATGTTTGTACTGCCACTAATGCTGAAGGAACTTCAAACAGTCAGCCAGTAAATCTGGAAGTCACTGGAG GTGTTCCTGTTGTGAGAGTCAAGCAGTCAGTCTACACGGTAAACCATGGAAGTTTTGTTATTTTGGAGTGTACAGTAACTGCCAATCCAGCTTATACAACAGTACAATGGTATAGAATTGTTAACGGTAACCCTGTAAATGTGGATATATCCAAAACTGATAAGTATAGTGGATCTACTGTCAGCAACCCATCACTTACAGTTCTCAGTGCTTCTAATGCTGATGAAGGAAATTATGTCTGCTCAGCAACTAATTCTGTGGGAACATCTCAAAGTTCACAAACATTTTTGGATGTGCTGGGAGGTATGTCTCAAAAGATAAAAGAGTTCTTTGACAAAAGCATGctgtttaaaaatttgaaattgatctaG